The sequence TTAAATTGTTCGAAAGTTCCGATCCGATAAGCGGAGATATAACGGAACTAATTATGCTCTGGGACGCCAGAACGGAAGTAAATGAAGAACCCGGATTCGGAATAAATCAGGCGCCCCGCCAATCCGCAGCCAACACGGGCGCGGCAGAAAACGGCGCCCTACGAATTGTCAATGACGGATACGTTTATCCGAACCTTTCGGATATTGTGCGCGTTACAATAGAAAGTAATTAAATAATTGGGAACAAGCGCTCCGGCTTTTGTCCGGGGCGCTGATATAAAAGAGGTAAATTATGTTGAAGTTGTTTGGAATTTTCGGACTGGTATCGTTGTTATTTACTCTAATAACAACAAACAGCGACGAAATTAAAATGAACAAAAATACTGAAACGGCTATTTTTGCCGGAGGATGTTTCTGGTGTATTGAAGCCGCTTTCGAAAATTATGAAGGCGTTATCGAAGCGGTCTCCGGCTATACCGGCGGAAATGTTGACAATCCTACCTACGAGGAAGTTTCAACCGGTCGTACCGGACATTACGAAGCAGTGAAAATTGTCTTTGACCCTGATAAAGTATCGTACAGCGAACTGTTGAATCATTTCTGGCTGCAAATTGACCCGACGGATGATTACGGCGCTTTTGTGGATAAAGGTTCGCAATACAGATCGGCAATTTTTTATACAAACACAGACCAAAAATACATAGCTCATTTTTCAAAAGAAAAATTTGAAGCCTCGGGAATTTACGACGACCCGATTGTAACCAAAATTTTACCGGCGAAGAAATTTTATCCGGCTGAAGATTATCATCAGGACTACTTTATTAAAAGTTCCATGAATTATAAAAGATATAAAAATCACTCCGGCAGGAATGAATTCCTCGAGCGTATCTGGGCTACGCGGTTAAATAACGATCAAAAATATATCGAGAAGATGAATAAATCGAATCTTTCTCCGCTGCAGTATAAAGTGACTCAACAATGCAGTACCGAGCCCCCTTTCCAGAATGAATATTGGAACAATAAAGAAAAAGGAATTTATGTCGACGTGGTTAGTGGAGAACCTCTTTTTATTTCGGCTGACAAGTATGACTCGGGAACCGGCTGGCCCAGCTTCACAAAACCTCTGGAGCCCCATAACATTCTCGAATTTGTGGATAATTCATTCGGCATGACCAGAATCGAATTGAAAAGCCGTATCGCAAAGAGTCATCTGGGGCATGTATTCCCCGACGGGCCAAAACCGACAGGATTGAGATACTGCATTAATTCGGCATCGCTGAGATTTATACCTTACGAAAAATTGAAAGAAGAAGGATACGAAAACTATATCGAGTATTTAAAATAAGGAAAGTTATGTTAAAAATAAGAAAATCCCATGAAAGAGGAGTAACAAGGCTTGACTGGCTTGTGAGTTATCATACGTTTTCATTCGGCGGTTACTTTGACCCCGATAATACGAATTTTGGCGACTTGCGAGTCATTAATGAAGATCTCGTAATGCCTTCGGCAGGATTTC comes from Melioribacter roseus P3M-2 and encodes:
- the msrB gene encoding peptide-methionine (R)-S-oxide reductase MsrB, encoding MLKLFGIFGLVSLLFTLITTNSDEIKMNKNTETAIFAGGCFWCIEAAFENYEGVIEAVSGYTGGNVDNPTYEEVSTGRTGHYEAVKIVFDPDKVSYSELLNHFWLQIDPTDDYGAFVDKGSQYRSAIFYTNTDQKYIAHFSKEKFEASGIYDDPIVTKILPAKKFYPAEDYHQDYFIKSSMNYKRYKNHSGRNEFLERIWATRLNNDQKYIEKMNKSNLSPLQYKVTQQCSTEPPFQNEYWNNKEKGIYVDVVSGEPLFISADKYDSGTGWPSFTKPLEPHNILEFVDNSFGMTRIELKSRIAKSHLGHVFPDGPKPTGLRYCINSASLRFIPYEKLKEEGYENYIEYLK